In Clupea harengus chromosome 1, Ch_v2.0.2, whole genome shotgun sequence, one DNA window encodes the following:
- the LOC116220021 gene encoding sialic acid-binding Ig-like lectin 14 isoform X2, which translates to MDYMMLNLFFQILFFQAYGEVGAEHKWEVSVPQPLTGLESSCIVLPCTYDYPDTETHIKSWKGIWYFHPDNVIVYDQDSSKVGNSFKTRTSLPGELNKKNCSLQITDIKQSDKGKYWFRTEMDGYNSYSYNDNKVTISIKAEADPPSLSGVKKEVRAGESVTVSCSVSHSCPPHPPTITWSHNGSITVQSEQQTAGQHQLTSSLTFNAIASDHQKSITCSAQYHGGKKAISSVILNVTYAPVNVTVDPWEPSVLENRSIELRCSAKGNPAVHSYQWRNENGSLHTQGHILTLHNVTRLTQAISCATRNSEGETTSRPVKVNVEYPPEISERSFCTRSHSDTQCTCVVESNPPSGVWWIWDNSDKKSPQMQDGFTTMAVDLLPPDLHQIVCFASNIHGNTTKILHVKKDLLYVYISLGAVCALLLLIILTLIFLGFRKRSRTQQQTCETPSHLNNSKPCGKPFSKGDEDDEDVYGNDEMMQDDDGEIYANTAYGGGEERYDDIYANYKSQ; encoded by the exons ATGGACTATATGATGTTGAATCTCTTTTTCCAGATTCTTTTTTTCCAAG CTTATGGAGAGGTGGGAGCTGAGCACAAATGGGAGGTGTCTGTTCCCCAACCTCTAACTGGATTGGAGAGCTCCTGTATTGTACTTCCCTGCACATATGACTacccagacacagaaacacatatcaAAAGTTGGAAAGGAATTTGGTACTTTCACCCAGATAACGTCATTGTGTATGACCAAGATTCTTCAAAAGTGGGAAATAGTTTCAAGACACGAACCTCTTTGCCAGGGGAGTTGAACAAAAAGAACTGTTCACTTCAGATAACTGATATTAAACAGAGTGACAAAGGAAAATATTGGTTTAGAACTGAGATGGACGGATATAATAGCTACTCCTATAATGACAATAAAGTGACCATTTCAATCAAAG CTGAGGCAGACCCTCCATCATTGTCTGGAGTGAAAAAGGAAGTGAGGGCTGGAGAGAGTGTGACTGTTTCCTGTTCCGTGTCTCACTCCTGTCCCCCTCACCCTCCCACCATTACCTGGAGTCATAACGGCAGTATCACTGTCCAATCAGAGCAACAGACGGCGGGACAACATCAACTAACCTCCAGCCTGACCTTTAATGCCATCGCCTCAGACCACCAGAAGTCAATCACGTGCTCTGCTCAGTATCATGGCGGGAAGAAGGCCATCAGCTCCGTCATCCTCAACGTGACCT ATGCCCCGGTGAATGTGACAGTTGACCCCTGGGAGCCCTCTGTGCTTGAGAATCGCTCCATTGAGCTACGTTGCTCTGCTAAAGGAAACCCTGCAGTCCATAGCTACCAGTGGCGCAATGAGAATGGGTCTTTGCATACACAGGGACACATCCTTACGCTGCACAATGTCACCAGGCTTACCCAGGCCATCAGCTGTGCAACCAGGAACAGCGAGGGAGAGACCACTTCCAGGCCTGTGAAGGTTAACGTGGAAT ATCCCCCAGAAATATCGGAGAGGTCTTTCTGCACCAGAAGTCACTCGGACACACAGTGTACCTGCGTGGTTGAGTCAAACCCTCCCTCCGGTGTGTGGTGGATCTGGGACAACAGCGATAAGAAGTCTCCTCAGATGCAGGATGGTTTCACGACCATGGCGGTGGATCTTCTTCCACCGGATCTTCACCAGATTGTGTGCTTTGCTAGTAATATACATGGCAACACAACGAAAATTCTCCATGTAAAAAAAG acCTGTTGTATGTTTACATATCACTGGGTGCGGTCTGCGCTCTTCTTTTGCTGATCATCCTGACTCTCATCTTTCTTGGCTTCAGGAAACGCTCCAGGACACAGCA GCAAACATGTGAAACACCAAGTCATCTCAACAATTCAAA GCCCTGTGGAAAGCCATTCTCCAAAggggatgaagatgatgaagatgtgtATGGCAATGATGAAATGATGCAG GATGATGATGGAGAGATCTATGCTAACACCGCG TATGGAGGCGGTGAAGAGCGTTATGATGACATTTATGCCAATTACAAGAGCCAGTGA
- the LOC116220021 gene encoding sialic acid-binding Ig-like lectin 14 isoform X1, producing MDYMMLNLFFQILFFQAYGEVGAEHKWEVSVPQPLTGLESSCIVLPCTYDYPDTETHIKSWKGIWYFHPDNVIVYDQDSSKVGNSFKTRTSLPGELNKKNCSLQITDIKQSDKGKYWFRTEMDGYNSYSYNDNKVTISIKAEADPPSLSGVKKEVRAGESVTVSCSVSHSCPPHPPTITWSHNGSITVQSEQQTAGQHQLTSSLTFNAIASDHQKSITCSAQYHGGKKAISSVILNVTYAPVNVTVDPWEPSVLENRSIELRCSAKGNPAVHSYQWRNENGSLHTQGHILTLHNVTRLTQAISCATRNSEGETTSRPVKVNVEYPPEISERSFCTRSHSDTQCTCVVESNPPSGVWWIWDNSDKKSPQMQDGFTTMAVDLLPPDLHQIVCFASNIHGNTTKILHVKKDLLYVYISLGAVCALLLLIILTLIFLGFRKRSRTQQQTCETPSHLNNSKQTCETQNPVYDPQPCGKPFSKGDEDDEDVYGNDEMMQDDDGEIYANTAYGGGEERYDDIYANYKSQ from the exons ATGGACTATATGATGTTGAATCTCTTTTTCCAGATTCTTTTTTTCCAAG CTTATGGAGAGGTGGGAGCTGAGCACAAATGGGAGGTGTCTGTTCCCCAACCTCTAACTGGATTGGAGAGCTCCTGTATTGTACTTCCCTGCACATATGACTacccagacacagaaacacatatcaAAAGTTGGAAAGGAATTTGGTACTTTCACCCAGATAACGTCATTGTGTATGACCAAGATTCTTCAAAAGTGGGAAATAGTTTCAAGACACGAACCTCTTTGCCAGGGGAGTTGAACAAAAAGAACTGTTCACTTCAGATAACTGATATTAAACAGAGTGACAAAGGAAAATATTGGTTTAGAACTGAGATGGACGGATATAATAGCTACTCCTATAATGACAATAAAGTGACCATTTCAATCAAAG CTGAGGCAGACCCTCCATCATTGTCTGGAGTGAAAAAGGAAGTGAGGGCTGGAGAGAGTGTGACTGTTTCCTGTTCCGTGTCTCACTCCTGTCCCCCTCACCCTCCCACCATTACCTGGAGTCATAACGGCAGTATCACTGTCCAATCAGAGCAACAGACGGCGGGACAACATCAACTAACCTCCAGCCTGACCTTTAATGCCATCGCCTCAGACCACCAGAAGTCAATCACGTGCTCTGCTCAGTATCATGGCGGGAAGAAGGCCATCAGCTCCGTCATCCTCAACGTGACCT ATGCCCCGGTGAATGTGACAGTTGACCCCTGGGAGCCCTCTGTGCTTGAGAATCGCTCCATTGAGCTACGTTGCTCTGCTAAAGGAAACCCTGCAGTCCATAGCTACCAGTGGCGCAATGAGAATGGGTCTTTGCATACACAGGGACACATCCTTACGCTGCACAATGTCACCAGGCTTACCCAGGCCATCAGCTGTGCAACCAGGAACAGCGAGGGAGAGACCACTTCCAGGCCTGTGAAGGTTAACGTGGAAT ATCCCCCAGAAATATCGGAGAGGTCTTTCTGCACCAGAAGTCACTCGGACACACAGTGTACCTGCGTGGTTGAGTCAAACCCTCCCTCCGGTGTGTGGTGGATCTGGGACAACAGCGATAAGAAGTCTCCTCAGATGCAGGATGGTTTCACGACCATGGCGGTGGATCTTCTTCCACCGGATCTTCACCAGATTGTGTGCTTTGCTAGTAATATACATGGCAACACAACGAAAATTCTCCATGTAAAAAAAG acCTGTTGTATGTTTACATATCACTGGGTGCGGTCTGCGCTCTTCTTTTGCTGATCATCCTGACTCTCATCTTTCTTGGCTTCAGGAAACGCTCCAGGACACAGCA GCAAACATGTGAAACACCAAGTCATCTCAACAATTCAAA GCAAACATGTGAAACACAAAATCCTGTCTACGATCCACA GCCCTGTGGAAAGCCATTCTCCAAAggggatgaagatgatgaagatgtgtATGGCAATGATGAAATGATGCAG GATGATGATGGAGAGATCTATGCTAACACCGCG TATGGAGGCGGTGAAGAGCGTTATGATGACATTTATGCCAATTACAAGAGCCAGTGA